In one window of Sinorhizobium chiapasense DNA:
- a CDS encoding transporter substrate-binding domain-containing protein codes for MNISRRMAMSVLGAALLAGFVSPAAAQTVEAIKSAGTVKVGMLVDFPPFGIMDASNNPDGYDADVAKLLAKELGVEVTIVPVTGPNRIPYLQSNQVDLLVASLGITEERAKNVDFSQPYAGISIGVFGAQDLAIAKPEDLAGKTIGVARASTQDTAVTKIAPPDANIQRFDDDASAVQALLSGQVELIGVSNVVAQQIEAAAPGRFNQKLVLNQQVQGIAVRKGSSEMLSFVNTFLDKVKADGQLNSIHEKWLGSALPDFVTKAK; via the coding sequence ATGAATATTTCGAGACGCATGGCAATGTCAGTTCTTGGCGCTGCACTTCTTGCCGGTTTCGTGTCCCCCGCCGCAGCGCAGACGGTGGAGGCGATCAAATCGGCCGGGACCGTCAAGGTTGGAATGCTGGTCGATTTCCCGCCGTTCGGGATCATGGACGCGAGCAACAACCCCGACGGCTACGACGCGGATGTCGCGAAATTGCTTGCCAAGGAACTCGGCGTCGAGGTCACGATCGTGCCCGTGACGGGTCCGAACCGCATCCCCTATCTGCAGAGCAACCAGGTCGACCTGCTCGTCGCTTCGCTGGGCATCACCGAAGAGCGCGCCAAGAACGTCGATTTCTCTCAGCCCTATGCCGGCATCTCGATCGGCGTGTTCGGCGCCCAGGATCTGGCTATCGCAAAACCGGAGGATCTGGCCGGCAAGACGATCGGCGTGGCGCGCGCCAGCACGCAGGACACGGCGGTCACCAAGATCGCGCCGCCGGACGCCAACATCCAGCGTTTTGACGACGACGCCAGTGCGGTGCAGGCATTGCTTTCCGGCCAGGTCGAGCTGATCGGCGTTTCCAACGTCGTCGCCCAGCAAATCGAGGCGGCCGCTCCGGGGCGATTCAATCAGAAGCTCGTGCTCAACCAGCAGGTTCAGGGCATCGCCGTCCGCAAGGGGTCGAGCGAGATGCTGAGCTTCGTCAACACCTTCCTCGACAAGGTCAAGGCGGACGGACAGCTCAATTCCATTCACGAGAAATGGCTTGGTTCCGCGCTGCCGGACTTCGTGACCAAAGCGAAATAG
- a CDS encoding aldo/keto reductase codes for MEYRTLGRSGLKVSAITMGTFSFGGVGAFAKVANQDAKDARRLIDVCLDGGVNLFDTANMYSLGRSEEILGEALAGKRDGVLISSKARMRIGDGPNDEGVSRYHLIRECERSLKRLDTDHIDIYFMHEWDGLTPVEEMLSAVDTLMRQGKIRYIGCSNYSGWHIMKALGVAETKNLPRFVTQQIHYTLEAREAEYELLPISVDQGLGVMVWSPLAAGLLSGAFGRDKAPADSRQAAGWTEPPIRDQERLWNIVDVLEEIAAERGVSVAQVNLAWTLTRPGIATLVVGGLSEQQFRDNIAAVHLKLSEEELERLNQVSRPPYIYPYWHQHNFAKDRFCPADWALHASYEDLGLV; via the coding sequence ATGGAATACAGGACACTCGGCCGCTCCGGCCTCAAAGTCTCGGCCATCACGATGGGGACCTTCTCCTTCGGCGGCGTGGGCGCGTTCGCGAAGGTGGCAAACCAGGACGCAAAAGACGCCCGACGGCTCATCGATGTCTGCCTTGACGGCGGCGTGAACCTCTTCGACACCGCCAACATGTATTCGCTCGGTCGCTCGGAGGAGATCCTCGGCGAGGCACTCGCCGGCAAGCGTGACGGCGTGCTGATTTCCTCGAAGGCACGCATGCGGATCGGCGACGGTCCGAACGATGAGGGCGTTTCGCGCTACCACCTCATCCGCGAATGCGAGCGGAGTCTCAAGCGCCTCGACACCGATCATATCGACATCTACTTCATGCACGAGTGGGACGGCCTTACCCCCGTGGAGGAGATGCTTTCCGCCGTCGACACTCTGATGCGGCAGGGCAAGATCCGCTACATCGGCTGCTCCAACTATTCGGGCTGGCACATCATGAAGGCGCTCGGTGTCGCCGAAACGAAAAACCTGCCCCGCTTTGTCACCCAGCAGATCCATTACACGCTCGAGGCGCGCGAAGCGGAATACGAGCTGTTGCCCATCTCCGTCGATCAAGGCCTCGGGGTCATGGTCTGGAGCCCGCTCGCAGCCGGATTGCTTTCCGGCGCCTTCGGCCGTGACAAGGCTCCGGCCGACTCCCGCCAGGCCGCAGGCTGGACGGAGCCGCCGATCCGCGATCAGGAGCGGCTTTGGAACATCGTCGATGTCCTGGAGGAAATCGCCGCGGAGCGAGGCGTCAGCGTCGCACAGGTCAATCTCGCCTGGACACTGACCCGGCCGGGCATCGCAACGCTGGTCGTCGGCGGACTGAGCGAACAGCAGTTCAGGGACAATATCGCCGCGGTCCATCTAAAGCTTTCCGAAGAGGAACTGGAGCGCCTGAACCAGGTCAGCCGCCCACCCTACATCTACCCCTATTGGCACCAGCACAATTTCGCGAAGGACCGCTTCTGCCCCGCCGACTGGGCTTTGCATGCGAGCTATGAGGATCTCGGGTTGGTCTGA
- a CDS encoding EthD family reductase, with protein sequence MIVRQALFEGMIHPGREEAFRTYVAEKLMPLWQAFPGVREVRVLHAVERDEGATPFAMILSTAYDDREALAQALESPVRYESRELTKGLLEMFDGHIHHHIFELDGR encoded by the coding sequence ATGATCGTTCGACAGGCCCTCTTCGAGGGCATGATCCATCCAGGTCGGGAAGAAGCATTCCGGACCTATGTCGCGGAGAAGCTGATGCCGCTTTGGCAGGCCTTTCCGGGTGTCCGGGAAGTCCGGGTTCTCCATGCCGTGGAGCGCGACGAAGGAGCGACGCCTTTCGCGATGATCCTTTCCACTGCCTATGACGACCGCGAGGCCCTGGCGCAGGCCCTTGAATCACCCGTGCGCTACGAGAGCCGCGAATTGACGAAGGGCCTGCTCGAGATGTTCGACGGGCACATCCACCACCATATATTCGAGCTTGACGGTCGCTGA
- a CDS encoding amino acid ABC transporter ATP-binding protein, giving the protein MNMVSEIASAPGARGASDPAVRMEDVNKWYGSFHALKNVNLTVGRGERIVICGPSGSGKSTMIRCINQLETIHSGSIVVDGHDLTAGGRNVDLIRQETGMVFQQFNLFPHMTVLENCTLAPMKVRGITKAEAEETAMKFLRRVRIPEQAAKYPAQLSGGQQQRVAIARALCMNPKIMLFDEPTSALDPEMVKEVLDTMVDLANEGMTMLCVTHEMGFARSVADRVVFMDRGEILEVATPDTFFDAPQHERTRFFLGQIS; this is encoded by the coding sequence ATGAACATGGTAAGCGAAATCGCCTCCGCCCCCGGTGCGCGCGGGGCTTCTGATCCGGCCGTGCGCATGGAGGACGTCAACAAATGGTATGGGTCCTTTCATGCCCTGAAAAACGTCAACCTGACCGTTGGCCGCGGTGAACGGATCGTCATTTGCGGGCCTTCGGGCTCCGGCAAGTCGACGATGATCCGCTGCATCAATCAGCTCGAGACCATTCACTCGGGCAGCATCGTCGTCGATGGTCACGACCTGACCGCTGGCGGAAGGAATGTCGATCTGATCCGCCAGGAGACCGGCATGGTCTTCCAGCAGTTCAACCTGTTCCCCCATATGACGGTGCTCGAGAACTGCACGCTCGCTCCGATGAAAGTACGCGGCATCACGAAAGCCGAGGCCGAGGAGACCGCCATGAAGTTTCTTCGGCGTGTGCGTATCCCCGAGCAGGCGGCGAAATATCCGGCGCAGCTTTCCGGCGGACAGCAGCAGCGCGTGGCGATTGCGCGAGCGCTCTGCATGAATCCGAAGATCATGCTTTTCGACGAGCCGACCTCCGCGCTCGATCCGGAAATGGTCAAGGAGGTCCTGGACACCATGGTCGATCTCGCGAACGAAGGCATGACCATGCTGTGCGTGACGCACGAGATGGGCTTCGCACGAAGCGTAGCCGATCGTGTCGTGTTCATGGATCGCGGCGAGATCCTCGAAGTCGCAACGCCCGATACCTTCTTCGACGCTCCGCAGCACGAGCGCACGCGATTCTTCCTCGGCCAGATTTCCTGA
- a CDS encoding amino acid ABC transporter permease, with product MYDFNFAPVLAAFDQLLIGAWLTVRLSCAAMLIGLAVSIFCAWGKTSGPKMLRAVIDGYIEIIRNTPFLVQIFFIYFGMPSLGLRLSPNSAALLALVVNLGAYGTEIIRAGIESIHKGQVEAGWALGLSRAQIFRYIIMKPALRTVFPALTSQFIYLMLNTSVVSVISADDLTAAGNDLQSATFASFEVYITVTLIYLALSVGFSALFYAIEKMAFKYPLSR from the coding sequence ATGTACGATTTCAATTTTGCGCCCGTCCTGGCGGCGTTCGACCAGTTGCTGATCGGCGCGTGGCTGACCGTCCGCCTGTCGTGCGCCGCCATGCTGATCGGCCTCGCCGTCTCCATTTTTTGCGCCTGGGGAAAGACGTCCGGGCCGAAGATGCTGCGTGCGGTGATCGACGGCTATATCGAGATCATCCGCAACACCCCCTTCCTGGTGCAGATCTTCTTCATCTACTTCGGTATGCCATCGCTTGGCCTGAGGCTCTCGCCGAACAGCGCGGCGCTCCTGGCGCTCGTTGTCAATCTCGGTGCCTATGGCACCGAGATCATTCGCGCCGGCATCGAGTCGATCCACAAGGGCCAGGTGGAGGCGGGGTGGGCCCTGGGCCTGTCGAGGGCGCAGATCTTTCGCTACATCATCATGAAGCCGGCACTGCGCACCGTCTTTCCTGCGCTCACCAGCCAGTTCATCTACCTGATGCTGAACACCAGCGTCGTGTCGGTGATCTCGGCGGATGACCTGACTGCCGCCGGAAACGACCTCCAATCCGCGACCTTTGCGAGCTTCGAGGTCTATATCACCGTCACCCTGATCTATCTCGCCTTGTCGGTCGGCTTCTCCGCGCTGTTCTACGCGATCGAGAAAATGGCCTTCAAATATCCGCTCAGCCGCTAG
- a CDS encoding 2-hydroxyacid dehydrogenase has protein sequence MMPLVMEELHRDYTVHSLYETADRPTLEAALPSIRAVATGGGTGLSNDWIEKLPSLGIIAINGVGTDKVDLVHARSRNIDVTTTPGVLTDDVADLGIALMLAVLRRLGDGDRLVREGRWAAGEQLPLGHSPKGKRIGVLGLGQIGRALALRAEAFGMSVRYWNRSRLTDVEWVAHESPADLARDSDVLAVCVAASSATQNIVDASVLQALGPQGILVNVARGSVVDEDALIEALRSGTIAGAGLDVFVNEPKIRSEFFSTPNTVLMPHQGSATVETRLAMGRLVLANLAAHFAGQKSPNVAN, from the coding sequence ATGATGCCGCTCGTCATGGAGGAGCTTCACCGGGATTATACGGTTCACAGCCTCTATGAGACCGCTGATCGGCCGACGCTCGAGGCGGCGCTCCCGTCGATCCGTGCGGTTGCGACCGGCGGCGGCACGGGCCTTTCCAACGACTGGATCGAGAAGCTTCCTTCATTGGGGATTATCGCGATCAACGGGGTCGGCACGGACAAGGTGGATCTTGTCCATGCGCGCAGCCGCAACATCGATGTGACGACGACGCCGGGCGTGCTCACGGACGACGTCGCGGATCTCGGTATCGCGCTCATGCTTGCGGTCCTGCGCCGGCTCGGCGACGGCGACAGGCTGGTGCGGGAGGGCCGCTGGGCGGCCGGCGAACAATTGCCGCTCGGCCACAGCCCGAAGGGCAAGCGGATCGGCGTGCTCGGCCTCGGTCAGATCGGGCGCGCACTGGCGCTTCGCGCGGAGGCCTTCGGCATGTCGGTGCGCTACTGGAACCGGTCCAGGCTGACCGACGTCGAGTGGGTGGCTCATGAGAGCCCAGCCGATCTCGCCCGCGACAGCGACGTGCTGGCCGTCTGCGTGGCGGCGAGCTCCGCAACCCAGAACATCGTCGACGCCTCCGTGCTTCAAGCACTCGGCCCGCAGGGCATCTTGGTCAATGTCGCGCGCGGCAGCGTCGTCGACGAGGACGCCTTGATCGAGGCGCTGAGGTCCGGAACGATCGCCGGTGCGGGGCTCGACGTCTTTGTCAACGAACCGAAGATCCGCAGCGAATTCTTTTCAACCCCGAATACCGTGCTCATGCCGCATCAGGGCAGTGCGACGGTCGAGACGCGGTTGGCCATGGGGAGACTGGTGCTCGCCAATCTCGCCGCCCATTTCGCCGGCCAAAAATCGCCGAACGTCGCCAACTGA
- a CDS encoding aspartate/glutamate racemase family protein gives MPSLALIHTVPRLVARFRPLVTRSLPAWTSFNIVDESLLANTVRDGALSQKTTQRLATYVFSAAEAGADAIVVTCSTLGGAVDLIRPLSSVPLFRIDQGMAEAAVERARRVGVLATLPTTPVPTSALLQDCANAAGKDCTIVPVLCEGAFERLSAGDREAHDARVMEGYRSLAETADLVVLAQASMAAALADRGDETPVPFLTSPQLGMAHVARQLVSI, from the coding sequence ATGCCGTCGCTGGCCCTGATACACACGGTGCCTCGTCTCGTGGCCAGGTTTCGGCCGCTTGTCACGCGGTCCCTGCCTGCCTGGACGAGCTTCAACATCGTCGATGAAAGCCTGCTCGCCAACACCGTGCGCGACGGCGCGCTCTCCCAGAAGACGACGCAACGGCTTGCCACTTATGTCTTCTCCGCCGCCGAGGCCGGTGCGGATGCGATCGTCGTCACGTGCTCGACGCTTGGCGGTGCCGTCGACCTCATTCGGCCGCTCTCCTCCGTACCGCTCTTCCGCATCGATCAGGGCATGGCCGAGGCCGCCGTGGAACGCGCCCGGCGCGTCGGCGTGCTGGCGACGCTTCCCACGACGCCGGTCCCGACAAGCGCGCTGTTGCAGGACTGCGCAAATGCCGCGGGAAAGGACTGCACGATCGTGCCCGTGTTGTGCGAGGGCGCGTTCGAGCGGCTCAGCGCCGGCGATCGCGAGGCGCATGACGCGCGGGTGATGGAAGGCTACCGGTCGCTGGCGGAAACTGCCGATCTCGTGGTGCTTGCCCAAGCTTCGATGGCCGCGGCGCTCGCCGACCGGGGTGATGAAACACCGGTGCCCTTCCTGACCAGTCCGCAGCTTGGGATGGCCCATGTCGCCAGGCAGCTGGTATCCATCTGA
- a CDS encoding amino acid ABC transporter permease, producing MIRVFGWNEFLIIVVAAQWTIALSAIAFAGGTIGGLLMALMRVSEVRAFRRFATGFIRLFQGTPLLMQLFLVYFGMNIFGFAINPWIAAAVALALHASAFLGEIWRGCIEAVPKGQREAATALGLRYYHSMRHVILPQATRIAVAPTVGFLVQLIKGTSLASIIGFTELTRQGQIINNATFSPFFVFGTVAAIYFLLCWPLSLVARRMETRFSRATAR from the coding sequence ATGATCAGAGTCTTCGGCTGGAACGAGTTCCTCATCATTGTTGTGGCGGCGCAGTGGACGATCGCGCTTTCGGCAATCGCCTTTGCCGGCGGCACCATCGGCGGACTGTTGATGGCGTTGATGCGCGTGTCGGAAGTCCGGGCTTTCCGTCGCTTCGCCACGGGCTTCATCCGCCTCTTCCAAGGAACGCCGCTGCTGATGCAGCTTTTCCTCGTGTACTTTGGCATGAATATCTTCGGCTTTGCGATCAACCCGTGGATTGCTGCGGCTGTTGCGCTTGCGCTCCACGCCAGTGCCTTTCTCGGCGAAATCTGGCGCGGCTGCATCGAGGCCGTGCCGAAGGGGCAGCGCGAAGCAGCGACGGCGCTTGGCCTGCGATATTATCATTCCATGCGCCACGTGATCCTGCCCCAGGCGACCCGCATCGCAGTCGCGCCGACGGTCGGCTTCCTGGTCCAATTGATTAAGGGCACGTCGCTCGCGTCGATCATCGGCTTCACCGAACTGACCCGACAGGGGCAGATCATCAACAATGCGACCTTCAGCCCATTCTTCGTCTTCGGCACGGTGGCAGCCATCTATTTCCTCTTGTGCTGGCCGCTGTCGCTGGTCGCACGGCGAATGGAAACCCGTTTTTCCCGCGCAACGGCACGTTGA